Proteins encoded within one genomic window of Phototrophicus methaneseepsis:
- a CDS encoding gluconokinase, giving the protein MSILILDAGSSSVRALLMDDDAQMIDDAVSQRAHNFDVEKPGQVTADAKQVRQLLESCVDDVLAHESAKSIRAVGMGCFVGNLLGVDDHNEPVTPVYTYADSQSADSVDVLAGRMDLEASHQRTGCRLHTAYHPPKLHWLKQTHPDLVDDVALWTDFATYCYCAWFGRPVPCSYSVASWSGLLNRVEQTWDETWLEVLGLDATQFPQLADMDAVQIGLSPEYAQRWPALAEVPFYLAVGDGAAANIGSGAIDADTLALTVGTTAAVRRTVPETSQQHTPFVPSGLWGYRVTEKLHLIGGATTEGGSLYEWARETLNLPDEDAEAQALLEALPGQHGLHMLPLFAGERSPGWWTDASGVIQGLRLGTSSLDILQALMEAVALRLAMIADQLGDARQVYAGGGALHHSRAWPQMLADALGVPIHLLATPEVTARGIALLVLSALDDTPLARYKVPVRDVYKPRAAYRDTWAQMRQQQQALYDHMRALSDD; this is encoded by the coding sequence CTCCCAACGGGCGCACAACTTCGATGTTGAAAAGCCGGGGCAGGTCACCGCTGATGCAAAACAGGTCCGGCAACTACTGGAAAGTTGCGTCGATGATGTGCTGGCACACGAATCTGCAAAATCTATCCGGGCCGTGGGGATGGGTTGTTTTGTGGGCAACCTGCTGGGTGTCGACGATCACAATGAACCTGTCACGCCTGTCTATACTTATGCAGATAGCCAGAGCGCGGATTCCGTCGATGTGCTGGCAGGGCGAATGGACCTGGAAGCCAGTCATCAGCGTACAGGCTGCCGCCTGCACACGGCCTATCATCCGCCCAAGCTGCACTGGCTGAAGCAGACCCACCCTGATCTGGTTGATGATGTGGCTTTATGGACGGATTTTGCCACTTATTGTTATTGTGCCTGGTTTGGGCGGCCTGTTCCTTGCAGTTATTCTGTTGCTTCCTGGAGCGGCCTGCTCAACCGGGTTGAACAAACCTGGGATGAAACATGGCTCGAAGTGCTCGGCCTGGATGCCACACAGTTCCCGCAATTGGCAGATATGGATGCTGTGCAGATAGGGCTGTCGCCTGAGTATGCACAGCGCTGGCCTGCCCTGGCAGAAGTGCCTTTTTATCTTGCTGTCGGTGATGGTGCCGCGGCCAATATCGGCAGTGGGGCGATTGACGCGGATACACTGGCGCTCACCGTTGGGACGACGGCGGCTGTCCGCCGGACTGTCCCAGAAACATCCCAACAGCATACGCCTTTTGTGCCCTCTGGCTTATGGGGCTACCGTGTGACGGAAAAATTGCATTTGATCGGCGGTGCAACGACCGAGGGGGGCAGTTTGTACGAGTGGGCGCGCGAAACGCTCAACCTGCCCGATGAAGACGCCGAAGCTCAGGCGCTCCTAGAAGCACTCCCCGGCCAACATGGCTTACATATGCTGCCGCTCTTCGCCGGGGAACGCAGCCCCGGCTGGTGGACGGATGCCAGCGGGGTCATACAGGGCTTGCGTTTGGGCACATCGTCGCTCGATATTTTGCAGGCGTTGATGGAAGCCGTCGCGCTGCGGCTGGCGATGATTGCAGATCAACTGGGCGATGCGCGTCAGGTTTATGCTGGGGGTGGCGCGCTGCATCATTCCAGGGCATGGCCGCAGATGCTCGCAGATGCCCTGGGCGTGCCGATTCATCTGCTCGCCACGCCAGAAGTCACTGCACGCGGTATTGCGTTACTGGTGCTCAGCGCCCTGGATGATACGCCGCTGGCACGCTATAAAGTCCCTGTGCGCGATGTCTACAAACCACGAGCAGCCTATCGAGATACGTGGGCGCAGATGCGCCAGCAGCAGCAAGCTTTGTATGATCATATGCGCGCTTTAAGTGACGATTAA